The Coregonus clupeaformis isolate EN_2021a chromosome 13, ASM2061545v1, whole genome shotgun sequence genome includes a region encoding these proteins:
- the LOC121579389 gene encoding rab5 GDP/GTP exchange factor-like isoform X1, which produces MNQRTERRGIHVDQSELLCNKGCGYYGNVAWQGLCSKCWREEYQRARQKQIQEDWALAEKLQKEEEAAYASIQGAQAQPQASLAPFSKFEEKKTNEKTRKVTTVKKFFSPSSRTAPKKAPSEGEEKVTGLRDWRGMFTPPWEMGSPTEENQEGKTPSPSISRQSSIETDRVSRDFVDFLKILQKPGREIHKQSRAFIEIMANKKDLGADELSECVQDFYQNMSDRLMTHFKGSTERVEQVMDEVEKYIMTRLYKSVFCPETTDDEKKDLATQNRIRALHWVDIQMLCVPVDEEIPEVSDNVVKAITDVIEMDSKRVPRDKLACITRCSKHIFSAIKITKSEPASADDFLPTLIYIVLKANPPRLQSNIQYITRFCNPSRLMTGEDGYYFTNLCCAVAFIEKLDAQSLNLDPEDFERYMSGQASPRRPEVGSSWPQMDTAASRPALAQVYQNLDLLSGLGSRQERVLEGARSLQSDLITWQESVEREVQEILEKYPLEIRPPALSAIDSDNVENDRLPLPLTPQVFAG; this is translated from the exons ATGAACCAGCGGACGGAGCGCCGCGGGATCCACGTGGACCAGTCGGAGCTGCTCTGCAACAAGGGCTGTGGTTACTATGGCAACGTGGCCTGGCAGGGCCTATGCTCCAAGTGTTGGCGGGAAGAGTACCAGCGGGCCCGACAGAAGCAGATCCAGGAGGACTGGGCCCTGGCTGAGAA GctgcagaaggaggaggaggctgcCTATGCCAGTATCCAGGGGGCCCAGGCTCAACCCCAGGCATCACTTGCCCCCTTCTCTAAGTTCGAGGAGAAGAAGACCAACGAGAAGACGCGCAAGGTGACCACCGTGAAGAAGTTCTTCAGTCCCTCGTCACGGACAGCCCCCAAGAAag CCCCcagtgagggagaggagaaggtgaCAGGCCTCAGAGACTGGAGAGGAATGTTTACTCCCCCTTGGGAAATGGGCTCCCCCACAGAAG AGAACCAGGAGGGCAAGACCCCCAGCCCCTCCATCAGCCGCCAGTCCAGCATCGAGACTGACCGCGTCTCCAGAGACTTTGTGGACTTCCTGAAGATCCTGCAGAAGCCAGGCCGCGAGATCCACAAGCAGAGCAGAGCCTTCATCGAGATCATGGCCAACAAAAAG gACTTAGGTGCTGATGAGCTGTCTGAGTGTGTCCAAGACTTCTACCAGAACATGTCCGACCGCCTCATGACCCATTTTAAAG GCTCTACAGAGCGTGTTGAGCAAGTGATGGACGAGGTGGAGAAGTACATTATGACTCGCCTATATAAGAGCGTCTTCTGCCCCGAGACCACAGATGATGAGAAGAAAGACCTGGCCACTCAGAACAGGATACG GGCATTACACTGGGTGGACATTCAGATGCTCTGTGTGCCAGTGGATGAGGAGATCCCAGAGGTGTCAGACAACGTGGTCAAAGCCATAACAG ACGTCATTGAGATGGACTCCAAGCGGGTACCAAGGGACAAGCTAGCGTGCATCACGCGCTGCAGCAAGCACATCTTTAGCGCCATCAAGATCACCAAGAGCGAGCCAGCCTCGGCAGACGACTTCCTGCCCACCCTAATCTACATCGTACTGAAGGCCAACCCTCCACGCCTGCAGTCCAACATCCAGTACATCACCCGCTTCTGCAACCCCAGCAGGCTCATGACCGGAGAGGACGGATACTACTTCACTAACCTG TGCTGTGCAGTTGCTTTCATCGAAAAACTGGACGCCCAGTCCCTCAACTTGGACCCTGAGGACTTTGAGCGCTACATGTCGGGCCAGGCCTCCCCTCGCAGGCCTGAGGTGGGCAGTAGCTGGCCCCAGATGGACACTGCCGCTTCCAGACCCGCCCTGGCCCAGGTCTACCAGAACCTGGATCTCCTGTCAGGCCTGGGGAGCCGGCAGGAAAGGGTTCTGGAGGGGGCGCGGAGCCTGCAGAGTGACCTGATCACCTGGCAGGAGAGTGTGGAGCGAGAGGTGCAGGAAATACTGGAGAAGTACCCGTTGGAGATCCGCCCGCCTGCCCTCTCTGCCATCGACTCGGACAACGTGGAAAACGACCGGCTGCCGCTGCCACTGACGCCCCAGGTGTTTGCTGGGTAA
- the LOC121579389 gene encoding rab5 GDP/GTP exchange factor-like isoform X3 produces MVIILAALVARLRENQEGKTPSPSISRQSSIETDRVSRDFVDFLKILQKPGREIHKQSRAFIEIMANKKDLGADELSECVQDFYQNMSDRLMTHFKGSTERVEQVMDEVEKYIMTRLYKSVFCPETTDDEKKDLATQNRIRALHWVDIQMLCVPVDEEIPEVSDNVVKAITDVIEMDSKRVPRDKLACITRCSKHIFSAIKITKSEPASADDFLPTLIYIVLKANPPRLQSNIQYITRFCNPSRLMTGEDGYYFTNLCCAVAFIEKLDAQSLNLDPEDFERYMSGQASPRRPEVGSSWPQMDTAASRPALAQVYQNLDLLSGLGSRQERVLEGARSLQSDLITWQESVEREVQEILEKYPLEIRPPALSAIDSDNVENDRLPLPLTPQVFAG; encoded by the exons ATGGTCATTATACTGGCAGCACTGGTGGCCAGACTCAGAG AGAACCAGGAGGGCAAGACCCCCAGCCCCTCCATCAGCCGCCAGTCCAGCATCGAGACTGACCGCGTCTCCAGAGACTTTGTGGACTTCCTGAAGATCCTGCAGAAGCCAGGCCGCGAGATCCACAAGCAGAGCAGAGCCTTCATCGAGATCATGGCCAACAAAAAG gACTTAGGTGCTGATGAGCTGTCTGAGTGTGTCCAAGACTTCTACCAGAACATGTCCGACCGCCTCATGACCCATTTTAAAG GCTCTACAGAGCGTGTTGAGCAAGTGATGGACGAGGTGGAGAAGTACATTATGACTCGCCTATATAAGAGCGTCTTCTGCCCCGAGACCACAGATGATGAGAAGAAAGACCTGGCCACTCAGAACAGGATACG GGCATTACACTGGGTGGACATTCAGATGCTCTGTGTGCCAGTGGATGAGGAGATCCCAGAGGTGTCAGACAACGTGGTCAAAGCCATAACAG ACGTCATTGAGATGGACTCCAAGCGGGTACCAAGGGACAAGCTAGCGTGCATCACGCGCTGCAGCAAGCACATCTTTAGCGCCATCAAGATCACCAAGAGCGAGCCAGCCTCGGCAGACGACTTCCTGCCCACCCTAATCTACATCGTACTGAAGGCCAACCCTCCACGCCTGCAGTCCAACATCCAGTACATCACCCGCTTCTGCAACCCCAGCAGGCTCATGACCGGAGAGGACGGATACTACTTCACTAACCTG TGCTGTGCAGTTGCTTTCATCGAAAAACTGGACGCCCAGTCCCTCAACTTGGACCCTGAGGACTTTGAGCGCTACATGTCGGGCCAGGCCTCCCCTCGCAGGCCTGAGGTGGGCAGTAGCTGGCCCCAGATGGACACTGCCGCTTCCAGACCCGCCCTGGCCCAGGTCTACCAGAACCTGGATCTCCTGTCAGGCCTGGGGAGCCGGCAGGAAAGGGTTCTGGAGGGGGCGCGGAGCCTGCAGAGTGACCTGATCACCTGGCAGGAGAGTGTGGAGCGAGAGGTGCAGGAAATACTGGAGAAGTACCCGTTGGAGATCCGCCCGCCTGCCCTCTCTGCCATCGACTCGGACAACGTGGAAAACGACCGGCTGCCGCTGCCACTGACGCCCCAGGTGTTTGCTGGGTAA
- the LOC121579389 gene encoding rab5 GDP/GTP exchange factor-like isoform X2, translated as MNQRTERRGIHVDQSELLCNKGCGYYGNVAWQGLCSKCWREEYQRARQKQIQEDWALAEKLQKEEEAAYASIQGAQAQPQASLAPFSKFEEKKTNEKTRKVTTVKKFFSPSSRTAPKKENQEGKTPSPSISRQSSIETDRVSRDFVDFLKILQKPGREIHKQSRAFIEIMANKKDLGADELSECVQDFYQNMSDRLMTHFKGSTERVEQVMDEVEKYIMTRLYKSVFCPETTDDEKKDLATQNRIRALHWVDIQMLCVPVDEEIPEVSDNVVKAITDVIEMDSKRVPRDKLACITRCSKHIFSAIKITKSEPASADDFLPTLIYIVLKANPPRLQSNIQYITRFCNPSRLMTGEDGYYFTNLCCAVAFIEKLDAQSLNLDPEDFERYMSGQASPRRPEVGSSWPQMDTAASRPALAQVYQNLDLLSGLGSRQERVLEGARSLQSDLITWQESVEREVQEILEKYPLEIRPPALSAIDSDNVENDRLPLPLTPQVFAG; from the exons ATGAACCAGCGGACGGAGCGCCGCGGGATCCACGTGGACCAGTCGGAGCTGCTCTGCAACAAGGGCTGTGGTTACTATGGCAACGTGGCCTGGCAGGGCCTATGCTCCAAGTGTTGGCGGGAAGAGTACCAGCGGGCCCGACAGAAGCAGATCCAGGAGGACTGGGCCCTGGCTGAGAA GctgcagaaggaggaggaggctgcCTATGCCAGTATCCAGGGGGCCCAGGCTCAACCCCAGGCATCACTTGCCCCCTTCTCTAAGTTCGAGGAGAAGAAGACCAACGAGAAGACGCGCAAGGTGACCACCGTGAAGAAGTTCTTCAGTCCCTCGTCACGGACAGCCCCCAAGAAag AGAACCAGGAGGGCAAGACCCCCAGCCCCTCCATCAGCCGCCAGTCCAGCATCGAGACTGACCGCGTCTCCAGAGACTTTGTGGACTTCCTGAAGATCCTGCAGAAGCCAGGCCGCGAGATCCACAAGCAGAGCAGAGCCTTCATCGAGATCATGGCCAACAAAAAG gACTTAGGTGCTGATGAGCTGTCTGAGTGTGTCCAAGACTTCTACCAGAACATGTCCGACCGCCTCATGACCCATTTTAAAG GCTCTACAGAGCGTGTTGAGCAAGTGATGGACGAGGTGGAGAAGTACATTATGACTCGCCTATATAAGAGCGTCTTCTGCCCCGAGACCACAGATGATGAGAAGAAAGACCTGGCCACTCAGAACAGGATACG GGCATTACACTGGGTGGACATTCAGATGCTCTGTGTGCCAGTGGATGAGGAGATCCCAGAGGTGTCAGACAACGTGGTCAAAGCCATAACAG ACGTCATTGAGATGGACTCCAAGCGGGTACCAAGGGACAAGCTAGCGTGCATCACGCGCTGCAGCAAGCACATCTTTAGCGCCATCAAGATCACCAAGAGCGAGCCAGCCTCGGCAGACGACTTCCTGCCCACCCTAATCTACATCGTACTGAAGGCCAACCCTCCACGCCTGCAGTCCAACATCCAGTACATCACCCGCTTCTGCAACCCCAGCAGGCTCATGACCGGAGAGGACGGATACTACTTCACTAACCTG TGCTGTGCAGTTGCTTTCATCGAAAAACTGGACGCCCAGTCCCTCAACTTGGACCCTGAGGACTTTGAGCGCTACATGTCGGGCCAGGCCTCCCCTCGCAGGCCTGAGGTGGGCAGTAGCTGGCCCCAGATGGACACTGCCGCTTCCAGACCCGCCCTGGCCCAGGTCTACCAGAACCTGGATCTCCTGTCAGGCCTGGGGAGCCGGCAGGAAAGGGTTCTGGAGGGGGCGCGGAGCCTGCAGAGTGACCTGATCACCTGGCAGGAGAGTGTGGAGCGAGAGGTGCAGGAAATACTGGAGAAGTACCCGTTGGAGATCCGCCCGCCTGCCCTCTCTGCCATCGACTCGGACAACGTGGAAAACGACCGGCTGCCGCTGCCACTGACGCCCCAGGTGTTTGCTGGGTAA